A single region of the Pyricularia oryzae 70-15 chromosome 4, whole genome shotgun sequence genome encodes:
- a CDS encoding fungal specific transcription factor domain-containing protein — translation MSAHGGSPQSAAPTMEQPAWQPEMANGEPYSRACDQCRTRKIRCNREVPCSNCRTASRACTTTGMGRRGHPGGSRILVSSQYERKIDRIEERLSAIEGLLRARLPVNGFQGPPASSSSSTGPGAMSQQIPIRTATAGSSCAGTSSTPNAALKNSASDSHCSSPLDFDSPATYEGGSSLTAQSTLAGEFFEKAVLLGRTPGFYGDGGDDEINARMRDALASLKQMVAMQRENASADELTPGCSGRNPEEGKVGGEDGALQKLEMPPMPAVLAILKRIKESNSRVFEDDMAFLDMEEFIGLCKNVYFATEEFSEATFIIVNAGLYHMFASEFDATDDEGLREQYCAYEDQCQSNLDAAFLRLPLCLPATMMNIKALLFGTMHTIGYVCKPKLAWTLITTAARMVLTLGFHRIDNNSPASDMAMTGGPAATSGTAAMASMAATPAAAATTTPGAISAATSPAAAATASTATNGKTNIKVLIFWYVYTIEKALALRLGYSSVIRDHDITIPYTLDTSVQPGPFSGLVNAWVKLAVIQSRAYEQLYSPQALAQPREMTVSCARGLGRQLEAVMDEAKRARDALAEAVGPDFKYTGSLDMQLKGDEIICYTTLTLIYRALPAPEGSVDSFDAQCVEAARRVLEIHQECMAATADNMHLQVSQIHWSVLLTPFAPFFVIFCQTISTSSSADLALIQAFAASLIPASEYSEPVKRLQRLCDVFCKVAAVYLEAKARASQVGDQDMMQIGNEFDMYFGALGLMQHQQQPMVQPQWNGSHHHQQQQQQQQQHHQQQQQQQQFAPVQHHQQHPQHQQQDVQNMGMMMPGFDMGLGDWYAGSRSIMGLLEGDMSTFGMPPEAGHGHGHGHGHIHGGHMG, via the exons ATGAGCGCTCACGGTGGTTCGCCTCAATCGGCTGCACCGACCATGGAGCAGCCTGCTTGGCAGCCAGAAATGGCAAACGGGGAGCCATATTCACGGGCG TGTGATCAATGTCGGACACGGAAG ATTCGATGCAACAGAGAAGTACCATGTTCAAATTGTCGGACAGCATCTCGAGCATGCACGACAACGGGCATGGGACGGAGAGGACACCCAGGAGGGTCGAGAATTCTCGTTTCGAGTCAATA TGAAAGAAAGATTGACCGCATCGAGGAGAGGCTGAGCGCCATTGAGGGCCTCCTCAGGGCGCGGCTTCCAGTAAATGGCTTCCAGGGACCACCGGCGTCGTCATCATCTTCGACCGGGCCCGGGGCCATGTCGCAGCAGATCCCCATCAGGACGGCGACGGCAGGGTCGTCGTGCGCGGGGACGTCGTCGACGCCAAACGCAGCGCTCAAGAACTCGGCCAGCGACAGCCACTGCAGCTCGCCGCTCGACTTTGACTCGCCGGCGACGTACGAGGGAGGCTCGTCGCTGACGGCGCAGTCGACGCTGGCGGGCGAGTTCTTTGAGAAGGCGGTGCTGTTGGGCAGGACGCCGGGGTTTTACGgggacggcggcgacgacgagatcAACGCCCGCATGCGCGACGCCCTCGCGTCCCTGAAGCAGATGGTGGCCATGCAGAGGGAGAATGCCTCGGCGGACGAGCTCACTCCGGGCTGTTCTGGTCGGAACCCGGAGGAGGGCAAGGTCGGGGGTGAGGATGGCGCTCTGCAGAAGCTCGAGATGCCGCCCATGCCGGCGGTGCTGGCCATCTTGAAGAGGATCAAAGAGTCCAACTCGAGAGTGTTTGAAGACGACATGGCATTTCTCGACATGGAAGAGTTCATTGGGCTCTGCAAAAACGTCTACTTTGCCACCGAGGAGTTTTCTGAGGCGACCTTTATCATTGTCAACGCGGGGCTGTACCACATGTTCGCGTCCGAGTTTGACGCGACCGACGACGAGGGGCTGAGGGAGCAGTACTGCGCCTACGAGGACCAGTGCCAGTCCAACCTGGACGCGGCGTTTTTGCGGCTGCCGCTGTGCCTCCCGGCGACCATGATGAACATCAAGGCCCTGCTGTTTGGCACCATGCACACCATTGGCTACGTCTGCAAGCCCAAGCTGGCCTGGACCCTGATAACCACGGCGGCGCGGATGGTGCTTACGTTGGGCTTCCACCGGATCGACAACAACTCCCCGGCCTCGGACATGGCAATGACGGGAGGTCCAGCAGCGACGTCGGGCACAGCAGCGATGGCATCGATGGCAGCTAcgccagcagcggcagccacGACAACACCAGGGGCCATATCAGCAGCGACAtccccagcagcagcggcgacgGCATCGACGGCAACCAACGGCAAGACCAACATCAAGGTGCTCATCTTTTGGTACGTGTACACGATCGAAAAGGCCCTCGCGCTCCGCCTCGGCTACTCGTCGGTGATACGGGACCACGACATCACCATCCCCTACACGCTCGACACCTCTGTGCAGCCGGGCCCCTTTTCGGGTCTGGTTAACGCGTGGGTCAAGCTGGCGGTGATACAGTCGCGGGCGTACGAGCAGCTGTACAGCCCGCAGGCGCTGGCGCAGCCGCGCGAGATGACGGTGTCGTGCGCGCGGGGCTTGGGCCGGCAGCTCGAGGCGGTCATGGACGAGGCCAAGCGGGCCCGCGACgcgctggccgaggcggtGGGCCCCGACTTCAAGTATACTGGGTCGCTCGACATGCAGCTCAAGGGCGACGAGATCATCTGCTACACGACGCTCACCCTCATCTACCGCGCCTTGCCGGCCCCGGAGGGCTCGGTCGACAGCTTTGACGCCCAGTGCGTCGAGGCGGCCAGGCGCGTCTTGGAGATTCATCAGGAGTGCATGGCGGCCACTGCGGACAACATGCATCTGCAGGTGTCGCAAATCCATtg GTCCGTCCTCCTCACCCCGTTCGCCCCATTCTTTGTCATCTTTTGCCAAACCATCTCGACCTCGTCGTCAGCCGACCTGGCGCTCATCCAAGCCTTTGCGGCGTCCCTGATCCCGGCCAGCGAGTACTCGGAGCCCGTCAAGCGTCTGCAGCGGCTGTGTGACGTCTTTTGCAAGGTCGCGGCCGTCTACCTCGAAGCCAAGGCCCGGGCCAGCCAGGTCGGCGACCAGGACATGATGCAGATCGGTAACGAGTTCGACATGTACTTTGGGGCACTGGGCTTGATGCAGCACCAACAGCAGCCCATGGTTCAACCGCAGTGGAATGGTTCACATCAccaccagcaacaacaacagcagcagcagcaacaccatcagcagcaacagcagcaacaacagttTGCCCCGGTTCAACACCACCAGCAACATCCCCAACATCAGCAACAAGACGTTCAGAATATGGGAATGATGATGCCGGGCTTTGATATGGGATTAGGGGATTGGTATGCAGGAAGCAGGAGTATTATGGGCTTGTTGGAGGGAGACATGTCTACGTTTGGGATGCCGCCTGAGGCTGGGCATGGACATGGACATGGCCACGGCCATATTCATGGGGGGCATATGGGATGA
- a CDS encoding P-glycoprotein 5, translating into MGILSEKKAASVAPTSSMVTVTVQDSAAQSTKPAEETQPEGSAWKSYWRVFRYAGPVEYVLLAIAVLAAVASGVAMASQNIIFGQFVTVFTDFQTGDGSAVQPFRDAGSQLALYYVYFGIGRFVVAYVYNTLLTYCAYRMVRNIRHEYLKAALRQEVAYFDIGDGGSIATQAYSNGRLIQNGTSEKLGLTIQGVSAFVSAFIIAFLTNWKLTLIVCGVAPLCVIFMAVVSFIEAGYETKVLEKHAQANAYAEGVLGSVRTVHAFEMRERLVAKFDEFLVEAHRWGDKISFLFGVLFSAEYTIVYLGYGLAFWQGLRMLSTGEVANSGDVFTVLLSVVIAALSLTQIAPYSIEFTRAASAAAQLFALIDRKSAIDPLDPSGVRPEENKGVVELEGVNFSYPTRPGVTVLDDFTLTVPAGKITALVGPSGSGKSTIVGLLERWYNPNKGTIKLDGRPIDTLNLNWLRQNVRLVQQEPVLFRGSVFDNIAHGLVGTPWETAPREEQMQRVQEAAKIAFAHDFVTELPEGYDTEIGQRGGLLSGGQKQRIAIARSVVSQPKVLLLDEATSALDPHAEGIVQQALDKAAVGRTTIVIAHKLATIRKADNIVVMTKGRIVEQGTHESLIEQDGTYARLVKIQQLTTSANQSHSETDSGEEEDTIKAEGEDDIVRQAKSLTKYPTAAQERIQAQLKRDDYENHTQLGFINTVLRMVRETPGLWFSMLAVVSACVVACALFPAQAILMAYMVEVFTLTGDEMLTRGNFLSSMFVVLAAGCLVFYYILGYYTNVVGQVLTHKLRRDIFEQILRQDLQFFDRPENNIGALASRVDAHPQSVFELMSLNIGLITTAALNIASCSVLGIVFSWKLGLVIVLAGLPVVVGCGFLKMRFDARLDRETAGRLSTSSAIASESVTAIRTVSSLAIESSVLAKYTLELDNAVDKSKRPLASMMVWFAATQGVEFWFMALGFWYGTRLVADREITLFQFFVSFMSVFFSAQATSQIFQFSTSMTKGMNGANYIFWLTGIKPTVSPTPENNDRAPRSGGPIDLHDVRFSYPLRPDATVLKDVSLEIKRGQFVALVGASGCGKSTIIAMLERFYDPTTGSIRVGGEPLTELNPRLYRRIVALVQQEPTLFQGSIRENIALGIDDDAAVADDAAIERALRAANAWDFVSSLPDGLGTAAGSNGTQLSGGQRQRIAIARALIRDPKILLLDEATSALDTESEKIVQEALGEAAKSGDRITVAVAHRLSTIKDADVICVFFGGRIVEMGTHQELVQLGGMYLKMCEAQSLE; encoded by the exons ATGGGGATATTATCAGAAAAAAAGGCGGCCTCCGTGGCGCCGACGTCGTCAATGGTGACCGTCACCGTCCAGGACTCAGCAGCACAGTCGACAAAACCAGCCGAGGAAACACAGCCCGAAGGCTCAGCGTGGAAGTCGTACTGGAGAGTTTTCAGATACGCCGGGCCGGTCGAGTATGTGCTCCTGGCCATCGCCGTGCTTGCAGCCGTCGCTTCGGGCGTCGCCATGGCGTCGCAAAACATCATCTTTGGCCAGTTTGTCACCGTGTTTACCGACTTTCAGACGGGGGACGGGTCGGCAGTTCAGCCGTTTAGGGATGCAGGTTCTCAACTAgc CCTCTACTACGTCTACTTTGGCATCGGCCGGTTCGTAGTGGCCTACGTCTACAACACCCTGCTGACGTACTGCGCCTACCGCATGGTGCGCAACATCCGCCACGAGTACCTCAAGGCAGCGCTTCGCCAGGAGGTCGCGTACTTCGAcattggcgacggcggctcCATCGCCACGCAGGCCTACTCCAACGGGCGGCTGATCCAAAACGGCACGTCTGAGAAGCTCGGGCTGACCATCCAGGGCGTGTCGGCGTTTGTCAGCGCTTTCATCATTGCTTTTTTGACCAACTGGAAGCTGACGCTGATCGTGTGCGGCGTGGCCCCGCTGTGCGTCATCTTCATGGCGGTGGTGTCCTTCATCGAGGCCGGCTACGAGACCAAGGTCCTCGAGAAGCACGCGCAGGCCAACGCCTACGCGGAGGGGGTGCTGGGCAGCGTCCGCACGGTGCACGCCTTTGAGATGCGCGAGCGGCTGGTGGCCAAGTTTGACGAGTTTTTGGTGGAGGCGCACCGGTGGGGCGACAAGATCTCGTTCCTGTTTGGCGTGCTCTTCTCGGCCGAGTACACCATCGTCTACCTGGGCTACGGGCTGGCCTTTTGGCAGGGCCTGCGCATGCTGTCGACGGGCGAGGTGGCAAACAGCGGCGACGTCTTCACGGTGCTGCTGTCGGTCGTCATCGCCGCCCTCAGCCTGACCCAGATCGCCCCCTACAGCATCGAGTTCACccgcgccgcctcggccgccgcccagCTGTTTGCCCTCATCGACCGCAAGAGCGCCATCGACCCGCTGGACCCGAGCGGTGTCAGGCCCGAGGAGAACAAGGGCGTGGTCGAGCTCGAGGGCGTCAACTTTTCCTACCCGACCAGGCCGGGCGTCACGGTCCTGGACGATTTTACGCTGACGGTGCCGGCGGGCAAGATCACGGCTCTGGTTGGGCCTAGCGGCTCGGGGAAGAGCACCATCGTGGGTCTGTTGGAGAGGTGGTATAACCCGAACAAGGGCACCATCAAGCTGGATGGACGGCCGATCGACACCTTGAATCTGAACTGGTTGAGGCAGAATGTGCGCCTGGTGCAGCAG GAACCTGTTCTCTTCCGCGGCTCCGTCTTTGACAACATCGCCCACGGTCTGGTCGGCACCCCCTGGGAGACGGCACCCAGAGAAGAACAGATGCAACGGGTCCAGGAGGCGGCCAAGATCGCATTCGCGCACGACTTCGTCACGGAACTCCCCGAGGGCTACGACACCGAGATTGGCCAGCGCGGCGGGCTGCTGTCGGGCGGGCAGAAGCAACGCATCGCCATCGCGCGCTCGGTGGTGTCGCAGCCCAAGGTGCTCCTCCTGGACGAGGCCACCAGCGCCCTGGACCCGCACGCCGAGGGCATCGTGCAGCAGGCGCTGGACAAGGCGGCGGTGGGGCGCACGACGATTGTGATTGCGCACAAGCTCGCGACCATCCGCAAGGCCGACAACATCGTGGTCATGACCAAGGGCCGCATCGTGGAGCAGGGCACGCACGAGAGCCTGATCgagcaggacggcacctacGCGCGGCTGGTCAAGATCCAGCAGCTCACCACCAGCGCCAACCAGAGCCACTCGGAGACGGACAgcggcgaggaggaggacaccatcaaggccgagggcgaggacgacATTGTCAGGCAGGCCAAGTCCCTGACCAAGTACCCCACCGCCGCCCAGGAGAGGATCCAGGCCCAGCTCAAGAGGGACGACTACGAGAACCACACCCAGCTCGGCTTCATCAACACCGTCCTGCGCATGGTCAGGGAGACGCCGGGCCTGTGGTTCTCCATGCTCGCCGTCGTCAGCGCCTGCGTCGTTGCCTGCGCCCTCTTCCCCGCCCAGGCCATCCTCATGGCCTACATGGTCGAGGTCTTTACCCTCACCGGCGACGAGATGCTGACCCGCGGCAACTTTCTGTCGTCCATGTTTGTGGTCCTGGCCGCCGGCTGCCTTGTCTTCTACTACATCCTGGGCTACTACACCAAcgtcgtcggccaggtcCTGACCCACAAGCTGCGCCGCGACATCTTTGAGCAGATCCTCCGCCAGGACCTCCAGTTCTTCGACCGCCCCGAGAACAACATTGGCGCCCTGGCCAGCCGCGTCGACGCCCACCCGCAGTCCGTCTTTGAGCTCATGAGCCTCAACATCGGCCTcatcaccaccgccgccctcaACATCGCCTCGTGCAGCGTCCTCGGTATCGTCTTCAGCTGGAAGCTGGGtctcgtcatcgtcctcgCTGGCCtgcccgtcgtcgtcggctgCGGCTTTCTGAAGATGCGCTTCGACGCCAGGCTGGACCGCGAGACGGCCGGCCGCCTGTCCACCAGCTCCGCCATCGCCTCCGAGTCCGTCACGGCCATCCGCACCGTTTCGTCGCTGGCCATCGAGAGCTCCGTCCTGGCCAAGTACACGCTGGAGCTCGATAACGCCGTCGACAAATCCAAAAGGCCGTTGGCGAGCATGATGGTGTGGTTCGCCGCGACTCAGGGCGTCGAGTTTTGGTTCATGGCTCTCGGCTTCTGGTACGGCACCAGGCTGGTGGCCGACCGCGAGATTACCCTGTTCCAGTTCTTTGTGTCCTTTATGTCGGTGTTTTTCTCGGCCCAGGCAACCTCGCAAATCTTTCAGTTCTCAACTA GCATGACCAAGGGCATGAACGGCGCCAACTACATCTTCTGGCTGACCGGCATCAAGCCCACCGTGTCCCCCACTCCCGAAAACAACGACCGCGCCCCCCGCTCCGGCGGGCCCATCGACCTGCACGACGTCCGCTTCTCCTACCCCCTCCGGCCCGACGCCACCGTGCTCAAGGACGTGTCCCTCGAGATCAAACGCGGCCAATTCGTCGCGCTGGTCGGCGCCTCGGGCTGCGGCAAGTCCACCATCATCGCGATGCTGGAGCGCTTCTACGACCCGACGACGGGCAGCATCCGCGTAGGCGGGGAGCCGCTGACCGAGCTCAACCCGCGCCTGTACCGCCGCATCGTCGCGCTGGTGCAGCAGGAGCCGACGCTCTTCCAGGGCTCCATCCGGGAGAACATCGCCCTGGgcatcgacgacgacgccgcggtcgccgacgacgccgccatCGAGCGCGCCCTCCGCGCCGCCAACGCCTGGGATTTCGTCTCGTCGCTGCCCGACGGGctcggcaccgccgccggctcCAACGGCACCCAGCTGTCGGGCGGCCAGAGGCAGCGCATCGCCATCGCCCGCGCCCTGATCCGCGACCCCAAGATCCTGCTGCTCGACGAGGCCACCAGCGCCCTCGACACCGAGAGCGAGAAGATTGTGCAGGAGGCCCTCGGCGAGGCGGCCAAGTCGGGCGATCGCATCACCGTCGCTGTGGCGCACCGTCTGAGCACCATCAAGGATGCAGATGTCATTTGCGTCTTTTTTGGCGGTAGGATTGTCGAGATGGGTACCCACCAAGAGTTGGTTCAGCTTGGTGGCATGTATTTGAAGATGTGTGAGGCGCAGAGTTTGGAATAG